The DNA sequence tcacattgcttgagaatgagaagttactctttataatgttccaatagaGCTCCAATGGTATTATTGACTAGTTCTTTGGGAGTATAGGTCAAGCGGCTTGAGCCTTtcattggagcgttacaaatggtaccatagcctatcccaaccaaaaATGAGgaacttgagccgtgccacctacgatGGATTGGCCTGACAAGGATGTCGGGAACTTGAGGGGGGAAAATTTTGATATCTCATATAATGTgtaagggtaggtggtatatgagatcccacattacttgggaatgggaagttcttgctctttataatgttccaatgagactctaattgtatcattgactagtccttatGGAATATAAGCTATGAGGTTTAGGCCttccattagggcgttacaTGTTGACAAGACATACACCTAaccaaaaaaagtaaaaggatCAAGCAAATCCAGAAAACTAAAATCAGTAAGACACAAATGTGCCACCATCCATTGGTAAATAtatttggaaaaacaaaaaaaaaaaaaacctaaaagtGCTCCACCATCTTCCCATAATTTTCAAAGCTTTTGTTATTTCCCACTATCAAAACTTGACTAGGAAATAGGGCAGACTTTTCACGGTATGGATCTGTCTTAGTAAACCAACCACCACCAATACCAACCTAACAATTTTGTGTAAGTGAATGTATTCATTTATGTATTCTCTCAGTGTGTgtgtatgcatatataattacctttgtaattttcatataccTTTCTTTCCTCTCATGGGAATTTTCATGATAGATTTACCCTATGAAAGTCGTGCACATTGTAATATGAATTCCAAAATTACCCTTCTTTTGAAGagtgaaaatattaattatcatctcatttgaaaagtgataagagtaatgctagatacaatcatgGATTGTATAAGCGCTgcgcactccttttgaaaaagagtagtccactattaaaaattaattttttttatgtagatttcgtattctttcacttttttcaaaatgagtatgCAGCGCTTGCACACTCTAGGAGTGTAAGTATCTTTAGTGACGTGATAAATAACATGTCCTTGCCCTTTGAAAGCATAGTTTACAGAAGATGGACAAACAAGATAAAGGTCAAGGAGAATACAATCTTTGGtgcaaaagaataaaagaaaaaactaactCAATATAACTCCAGTAACCATATGGGTATTAGCCTATGATCTTACCTCCACCTCATATTTATGGGGGAAACTTGTAATTTGGTTCAAAGACAATTTGTTTTTGCCTCATCTGTCTTTCTGCTTATTGTTCATGCATACTGTTCACGGCCTTTCAGCTTTCTTctgacctcttagcaaccccaAATTAAACCCTTTGCTTCACCATACCTAAGACCCATTAAATCTACAAGTCTTTACAATCAGGAGTTTTCTTCCATAGAAGGGAACTAAAACCCATTGATATCAAGGCTGTCTACTTTATGTAGCATAGCTCATATCTAGCTTCCTCACAGCTGCAATAAGTTTGGGTTTCGTTCAGACATAGATATACTAGATTTAGATGGAACTGATTGATAGCTTAATGCCAAGGTTCATCAATGAATAATGGGAGGACAAACTCAGGGGCAGGTTGTTTATAGCAACAGTAAACTGATGCAGCCAGCAAGTCTCGCTTCCAAGAGAAGCCATCTATGTTTATGGGTGcctacattattttataaagtttGTAAGACATTGGGGGCAAATTGAGTATTCTAACATTTCCCTCTAGTACTATAATGATAAGGCATTCTATGAATGGGTAGCCATTAATTCATCATCTGGGAACTTAGCGTATAATCATTATGGTTAGTAAGTTCTAGTACACAATTGACAAGATGTATGGATACTTATAGTTATAATATAACCCATAATCTGACTAGAAAATGTAATCACTATCAGCTGTGTACAATATGGGAGGGGAGACTACTTTCAATAGAAAAGTAATCTTCTGGTATTGTTCCTTTCTCTGCATATTCAAGTTTATCAACTGTTTTGCAAAAAACCACATTAGCAATCTAGTGTTTGCTAGGTGTATTCCATGTatactccttgtgtacttgggctgcCTATTGTTTTTTCGATTATTAAGATTTTactattacctataaaaaaaaaatacattaccaaGCACTATTTCCTCGCTGCATCATACAGGAACAAATATCACAGAAAGAAGACATCAATGGTGAAGACAATATTAACACAAATTAGGAGGTCagttttaaaagtaaataaataaataaatcttgttCATCGATAGAGGTAAGAAATTGCTTTCAAACACTAAACCTTCAAGAGCTGGCACAAAAAAATATTGCCCAAAAAAATATTCAGGGGCAACCTAATTCCACATTTCTGGAGTGATCATGCATAAAGAAACCAATGGGAGCTAAAAATCAAAACCCTTTCCCCAAGCAGTCAAATTGTATTGGAGCTAATCGAACATGTAGCATGAGTAGAAGAAAGAGACTTACAATCATATCTGGCAaaggaatttttatttttgagagcATTATTTCACAATTATATGCTCTGCGCAAGTCAACCTGACAGAGAGACAGTAAAAATAAAACGAGTTTCAATAATATCATCTGACATAACTGATTGTAATAGCATCAGATTCAACACAAACAATTACATGACAAAAGtaggaaggaaaaaaatcttCAGTACACACTCCAGCAatcaacaaaattaaatctCTAATGATAAAAGCTGCAGTGCATATGTATAGTATAGTCTGTAGAGATCAAATTCAACTTGTCATGGGGTGCCTAAAAGCAGGCTAACCAAATAGGACCTCCCAAGAttccaaacaataataataccaacAATAATAGGAATAATAACAATGTCAATGTTCCAAAAATTTTGACGATCATGAGGAGAGTATAAGCCTAAAGTTTTCTTCTTCAACACTTTGTTCCTCTGGGCAGTTGCAATAAACTTTAATGGACTAAATCTCCAAGAGTTCTTGTTTCAACTATAAATCCTTgttaggtgtttctcttgtatacatcctatgtacttgggccataCTTCgtgtttaatttataaaattcatgatTACTTAAATAAATGTTGCACATAAAATTAGCAtaagagtaaaatcatataagaCATTCCAGAAGGTCCTCGCTACCTTGTAGTGTAGTAGTAAATGATCGACGGCTTTCCTGGTAAGTTGTGTACCACCAGTCCTACCATGTTTTTTATTCAGGAAGAAAGAAACTTCAGGTTGCACTAGAATGAGTTATATACTGATTCTTTGAAATAATGGCATGACACTAGTTTAGCTAAAATATGGTTCCTAATGAGGCGGTTTCAGCAAAGGTTCATCAAAATCTAGTGGAGTTAGGTAGTTTAGTTGCTCAAAAGTTCTTCCTCCACCAGAAAAAAATCATAGATTATAAGACgaatctttgttttttttaacaagtaattGAAAATCTAATTGAAAACTCAAACGGAAGGTGCTTGGCACTATATGCTGGCTCACCCAGTTAAGCTATTGGCTAACAGATTCTCAAATGAATCTCAATTTACCGTATTTCAAGTTCTGGAATCATGACTAACACATGGTGGATGTAAAGGTTTTCATACATAATCCTTAGCTTATCTCAATTAGACTGTTATTAAATCCTTTCCTAAggtttttgtcaaaattttatttagactaatatataaaaaagggTATCACATATTGTCATACATttccataaaatttaaaagtgtttgaGTACCAAACTATTTAAACAATAACTGAACATAAAgatagaaacagagagagagggagggagggagggagggggagagagagagaggggggggggggggggggggttcacCAGTTGCACTTTCTCAGGTTTGTTCATGTTAGAACCACGTCGACCTCCACCTTTAGTGCCACTCCCATCTGTCGCAGAGGCCGCCGAAAACAGACTCTCCAGCTCTGATATATCTATCTCTGGGGCCCTAACAAAACCTTTCAAAATTATATCAGGCACAAGAAGAACAGACCCTACCttctcaaatccccacacctccacagagagagagagagagagagagagagagagagagagagagagagagagagagagagagagagagagagagagcagagaagGAAAGATAAGcaagagaaaacaaaacaaaaaacaacaaaatggaaaaatccGTAAGCAATCAACTTCATATACTGGTGAGCATGGTATCACATTAATAGTAATGTAACTACactaatattaattttcaataacatttatttataagtaacaTAAATTACTATCCCGGTACACAAGAACTGTGCATGGATCAAGTCAACAAAGCTGATTTTCAATAACTGGCTTAGCCTTTGGTTAAAATGAATGAactaaaattcatattaatcAGTGCCATTATTGTTCAGTATCGGGAATATGAGATCTGAACATTCTATCAATGCTTATAAAATAGTTCCTTGAAAAcacaacttattttttttataagaggtaaattttattgatacaaatgaaataggcatagcccatgtacacaaaaggtatacaaaagaacacctaaatacattctaggatcGATAGATTAAGGACAGGAAGTCATGAGCATTGTTTCCATTAAacacaatggctgaaaaccaaagcaataatgtgtgtacaaaaaaattctaaagCTCCACCATTCTGAAGCACAGCCATTGTGAAAACACACAACTTATTGTAGCATCTAAAACAAGCTATCAAATGAAAAGATAACATGCGGATACAAGTTCTATACATACACACCTTGACTGGTTTTCCTGCTTTTGGGAATCAGCCCATAAACTCCCTTGTATCGCACGAGTAACTTTTACCCAATGTAGTGGCTTTAGTGAAGTTTTCTTAGGGGCAAGAGTAACCCCACCAGCACCTCGACCTTTTCCAAGATTGGATGTCCCTGAAGAAGTCTTCCCCCTACCAATGGATGGAGGTGGCGGCAATGGTGCATTAGAGCCCTTTGCTCCAGGTGGTGGAGGCGGAGCAGGTGTTGAGCCATGACTTGGCAGTGGAGTACGAGCACCAAGAGGCTTTGGtaatggtggtggaggtggcagGATTGAACCTGGTTGTGCAGGCCTTgaaggtggtggtggaggtggccgAGGGACATTACTAGGATTCCCACCTGTTGGatgtggaggtggaggtggtggtggccgAGATACACTACCAAGGCTACCACCTattggaggtggaggtggaggtggtggtggccgAGATACATTGCCAAGGCTACCACCTattggaggtggaggtggaggtggaggtggtggtggccgAGAAACATTACTAGGGCTACCTCCTATTGGAGgcggaggtggaggtggaggtggtggaggcGGTGACTTGTGAATAGATGCAGCAGTAGGTGCTGAAGTCGATAGGGGCAGTTTTGCCGGCGGTGGTGGCGGCGGTGGAGGTGGTTGAAACTTGTTATTTTTACTTCCCAATGACAAGGGTGGTGGAGGCGGTGGTGGCGGAGGTGGCTGAGCTAAATCTAAAGATTGTTGACTAGATATATAGGGGGCTGGTGGGGCAGCTTTAGAAAAATTGATAGGGGGTGGCGGTGGGGTTGGAGGAGGAGGTGCCATAGAAGGATATTTACCTGAGATATTAGGAGGTGGAGGCAGTGGTGGCGGGGATGGTGGGTAGGCCTTGATGGAGGTGGGAGGGGTACATATTTGAGAATCTCTATCGACACTATAGGAACGAGGTGGTGGGGGTGGTGGGGGTGGAGGGGAAGGCGCAATACTAGAGTTAAGAGagggaggtggaggtggaggtggaggtggtggtggtagaTGGGACATGGATAAAACATTAATGCTAGAAGTTCTGAGTGGAGGTGGAGGATTTGGTAGATTACTTGCAGGAGGAGGTGGAGGTTGAGCCATTGCAGAAGGGGATGAACAAGGTGGAGATCCTTGACTTGGAATAGGTAGTTGTTCATGAAGAGGTGACGGATCATTTTCTACTGCTGCTAGATCAGAAGATTCTGAACCAATATTTACATCATGTGGACCATAACTTTCAAAAGGAAAGGGTGGATCAACGGTATCTTGTATTGGAAATTTGGTTGGAATTGTTGATGACTTGGGAATGGTATCAAATGCTTCATCTGAACTATCAGCAGTGCTAGATGCATTATTGTCTTCTTCAGAATCAGCAGGTGATGAAAATAAACTTGCTTTACTTTGCAACATTGAAAGTTCTTTCACATCACCTAAAACAGAAAGTTGTTTAAGAAACCACAAGGCAGCATCATCACTGCTGTCAACCCACTCCACACCACTGAAAAGTTCTTGAACCCTAGAAAAAGCTTCAATGGGCAATCCACCCTTCTCCTCGCCATTTAAAATAGTGGTCGGGGCTTTCGGAGGAGAGATGCTTTCAACCTCCCCAAACAAAACCTGAATTTACAATTTCATTTGATCAGATAGAAATTTGCATTGCAtggagtggaaagaaaagaatagaatcTGATCAAAGTTTTATGCTTGtgtatctaaaaaataaatgaacgaAAACCAGAGGCCTAAAATCACTAGATGAGCATAATTTTTTCGGCAGATTTCATCTGTTCTCTCTCTTGTTCTAcccaatatattctttttataagtaaattttgGACCATTTCTACCCAATATTCAAAAGGAGGCATAGTGACACACTTACCTCTGCTCTGAAACCTTTTGGATACCGCTCCTTCGAATCCCAAAGAATGTCTAAGTTCTCAGAATTAAGAATCAGTATGTTTGATCGAATAAATGCTGTGTTAAACATTATACGAAACATCATAACTTCCTTTTCAGGATCCAAGTCAAAATGGACACACTCCAAAACAACATCTCCTTGCACCAAGCACTGAATGTCAATCTTAATCACATCACAGTCTGCCTGCAGTAAAGGAGCTATCAAATTGATACTAGTAAAGATTTTATGAGTAATACAAAATCCTAAACGAAAACCCTCTTACCTGGCAGTAATGCCGAagggtcttcttcttcttcttattagtCATGGAGAACAGCATCTCAGTCGAAAGCCCACCCTTACTAAGGAGATTCCTACCAAAGATACGGATAATTGGCCTGCACCCATTCTGAGAATCAAAACTGGGAATGGCTCGAAGAATAATACAATCTAAAGAAAGTGAACGCTCAGGAGGTGGCCACTCGGGAGCTATGTTTCTTCTTGCTACATATTGAAGGTAACGAAGCTGAGATGGGAATGGATTTAAAGGCGACAAGAGCTGCAAGAAACCTTTAGGAGCCTCTCGATGCACTATTTCTAGGGTCCTGCGTTCTCCACTGTGCAGTTTTTGGAAGATCAAAAAACTAGCTAAAAGGAATGCCAAGAGTGGCCAACCCCCCCTCTCACAATGGAGAAGAATAATATTCTGTTGATTCCCAAGTGAAAGCCAACTCTCACAAACACGAAGAAAATGTTGGATCAAAGATAATGGAAGGAGAGGGCAGCCCTCATACTGTCGTGGATAGTCCATGATGGTAACATCATACTCGCATAAAATTTCAGCAAACTGGCTCTGTTTCTCACCCTCGCGGAAATTGAAAGCAAGAAAGGAGGAATCTGGAAATTCCTCGTGTAACTCAGTTATgatttcatgtatatatatttggtacATCCCATCAGGCAAGACTTCGGTGGAAAAGCACGAATCAAAGACTGCACAATTCATCAAACCAAACAATCGCTATGCAATTATAAACATATGGGTTTGAACCCATGACCAACAAAAATGGGTGCAATTATAACAATTCAAGATTAAAGAATGAAGGTCCTTACCATATACTCTTTCAACAAATTCAAGTAGGCCATCTGGGGGTCTTCTGTAAAAGAACCTACTTAGAAGGGACATTTTTGCCAACCGGCATGCGGTTTTTTTACAAAACCAATAAATTCAACACCTGAAgcaaatagaaattaaaaactcaGTTCTATGTTTTAGTTTTCTCCATCGCTATCATCTAATTATTGACATTGAAAGTAACAAAAATACGACGAGGtgataataaaaaggaaaaattacaaaaatcccGCCAGAATATCAGAGAGCGGATTCAAATTATAACCAAGGTTTCTAAATGTCGTAACTAAAACTCCATAAATTTCAAAGAGTTTACAATTTCCCCCAACCGTCAGTCTCAGCTCCCCAAAAATGGCATAAACCACTCCACGTACTCGGTACTACCAAGAAAAAGTAGAGCAAATAAGCTCTCAAAATCGCAATCGTAAGAACCGAAACGAAACGCAAAGAAATATCCAAACTCGAAAGTTTGCGCCAACACTTTCCCCATTTCCAAGACCGGTCCTTCAGTGTGCAAACATTAACAAAGAATCTAGATTGGGAGGAGAATTTAGAAACCCACCATAATCTTGATCTATGGGGTTCCAAATCAAGCAGGTAAGCTCTCCGGAATCCGATCGCAGGTGGGAATTGGaacaaaacgacgtcgtttctcTGTGGGTCTGTCTGAGACTCTGAGCTTCTTGTAGAGGCTTTGGGTAGAGAGTCGAGACAGACAGGGAGGAAGCAGAGGGaaaatgtgagattgagaaccgtaggagatgaaatttgaatgaaacgatgtcgtttcaaTATGGTCCTTCGTGGGCTGGACTTGACCGTAACTGAGAGAGAAGAGCTCTTTCTTGCCTTTGAAGCCCAAGATTCTCGTTCAATCACCCCAATTTGCCAATGAGCTTAGTGCCGAACAAACGGGCTTTAGAAGCAAAAGAGACGAGGGAGACAAACTGCATGTGAGGGTCCGATGAACATCGATagttttctctctgttttacaaaaagaaaaacttcatGATTTTTACTGTTTATCGAATGAGTACTActatattacataaaaataattttaaagattaattaatttcatgtgacccgttaaatctattttataataaaaataattttataatttaataaattacatcaaatcacgtcaatttataaaattaattttgtataatctctttaatACTAAAATACTTATCTTATCTAATACATGTAATTGCGCACACGTGTTTCTCATGATATGTTTCCCGTCACTATAGCATTATTCTTTGCCAATATCCAAGAGTATTAATAGCCATAGTTCTGGAAAATTCTTCCTTGAAGTCAATGTACAGAGTACACTTAACTATTTGTTACATCAATGGTGTACTTTTCATACGGCTTGAGAGCAGAATAATTCTGTGTCTTATGCCTATTACACTCAAAACCTATTCTCACGTCAAACTATCCATCTAAATTcgatgtaataataaaatattatttatttttaaatttttattatttattatctaatttataTTCATCGTATTTTACcgatcatattttatttttaatcaaataaatagattttgtgttagttattataattgataacgTGCACTTttctattgttttatatttaataacataatgGTTATTTAGTTCATTCTAATTAAGTTATtagttttacttatattttcaaatattattatttttagtctAACAGTGATATCTAAGATTTGTTGATTacatttttctaaacttccatCTAAATGTCTTAATTTACCAACCTTTATCGTATCCATCCgaatatctatttatttttagcgaacatttcttctacccagcaataatatttataatttcgtttaattttctttttatcccAAGCTTTCTTGTATCCTACCACTCATCTTTTTTGTTATACATAACATTCTCGTTGGCTTATTACAAATAGATCAAGTATTCTAACTATTTTCCACTCATCTGAAATCATTCTTAAAGAGAATGTAGtttacaaaatcaaataaataatcatacaaaattactaagagaaattaatgatatttgcagttatagAGTTCCATCGTAAGTGTCGcacattttttttgaaaaaaataagtaaatatatgaccaacataaaaaaatatatatataattataattttttaataagtgactcgattttttttaaatgaatgtatgacacttttatttttttaataagtgactcaaaatattaataataatattaaaaaaataatattttattcaacttttaactttcatctcaattcatcccGTCTCAACTAACTGTATAAACCACGCCTTAAACAAATTCATTAACCCATGACATCCCATCTTGTTTGGAATACATGCTTCCAAAAACGTCCAAAACAATACACAATAATATCTTTTTGATTGGCCACAACCCTAATACAGGAGTCACATTCCAAATGATAGGTAGAATAATGCCCTTGTaataacattaaatataattagttaTGGATGAACgacatcatgccaaaaaatataaaGGCAAATTATAGATCATGACGGACCGCTACTTATAGAAGTTTTTAGACCACTATAAATATAAGTGATTAAAGAACTATAATTATAGTCACTTATAATTatgataaatgatttgtataaaccTCAAATAGACTAGTCTTATataaactttaataaaaaaaaaatagatctcacaaaaaaaaaaaatacttgtatatatgtgacttgtctatttaaaatttatatccaacattattcattaattattagttttataagtAACAATAGAGCATTGCAATTATAATTAGAATGGTATCATTATTGTTAGACCACGGTCCATCGTCTATATATAATTGGCCTTTATATTTTTTGCCATGATGCCACTCATCATCCGTAACTAACTATATTTAGGCTTCTCTTGAGagcacaaactatctcatctcattttataattttcttttcaaacatcacttaagtacaaacactttttaattttaaatctttaacaTTATTGTGAGCAGTGCTACATATACgtataatttttacttatatttttacctACAAGacttattttgttaattttgttttgaatttcaaatttcataattttcagcatatcaataactgacacgtggataaataaattttttgtaagtttttcttatgtacaaatagcattttatattttatctaatcattacaagtttctcaaactttcaaataaaatacaaaaaataattcaactttttaaaattctaagataaaaattatattaaaaaactatactCTAATAATATCTCAACTTTATAAGATTTGTATTCAacattctctctcatttttcaaattttaataaaatatattactttaaacaatcttatcattattcataaatcatttcattattatttatatatatttttttatctcgaTGAggctataatatttttaagagtaatattagatacaatcatgAATTGTGCAAGCGTTacacattcattttgaaaaatagtaaggcctactattaaaaaattatttttttcatgcaagcattatatttattcactttttttttaaaaaaaaagtgatttttacACACTTTATGatggtaaatattatttatttttaaagcacaTACTCATAGTATCAATTGGTGCGAAGGTGACTCCTGAATTAGGGTTGTCATAGGGCTGTAATTGAGCCGAGTTGGTCTTTGGCTTGTCGAGCTATgcacaactcaaaatacttgactttgaaatttttatttattctttattcgaACTTAACTCGTTAATGCATGCAGAGCCTGGTTGGTGAAAAAAGAAGGACatatcagaaagtaaaatatttttcacataaGCATATTACGATaataattcatctaaaaaacatataaaaattaagaaatttttttaaataacaaaacatCATCATCTCATAACAACATGTATCAAAAAGTGTCAAAAAAACTCTTCAAAGGTAGGTTGTGAACAATGTATATAAGGTAAAAGTTTTTTTCAGTTAACAAAACGTTGTA is a window from the Juglans regia cultivar Chandler chromosome 7, Walnut 2.0, whole genome shotgun sequence genome containing:
- the LOC108991092 gene encoding formin-like protein 14 is translated as MSLLSRFFYRRPPDGLLEFVERVYVFDSCFSTEVLPDGMYQIYIHEIITELHEEFPDSSFLAFNFREGEKQSQFAEILCEYDVTIMDYPRQYEGCPLLPLSLIQHFLRVCESWLSLGNQQNIILLHCERGGWPLLAFLLASFLIFQKLHSGERRTLEIVHREAPKGFLQLLSPLNPFPSQLRYLQYVARRNIAPEWPPPERSLSLDCIILRAIPSFDSQNGCRPIIRIFGRNLLSKGGLSTEMLFSMTNKKKKKTLRHYCQADCDVIKIDIQCLVQGDVVLECVHFDLDPEKEVMMFRIMFNTAFIRSNILILNSENLDILWDSKERYPKGFRAEVLFGEVESISPPKAPTTILNGEEKGGLPIEAFSRVQELFSGVEWVDSSDDAALWFLKQLSVLGDVKELSMLQSKASLFSSPADSEEDNNASSTADSSDEAFDTIPKSSTIPTKFPIQDTVDPPFPFESYGPHDVNIGSESSDLAAVENDPSPLHEQLPIPSQGSPPCSSPSAMAQPPPPPASNLPNPPPPLRTSSINVLSMSHLPPPPPPPPPPPSLNSSIAPSPPPPPPPPPRSYSVDRDSQICTPPTSIKAYPPSPPPLPPPPNISGKYPSMAPPPPTPPPPPINFSKAAPPAPYISSQQSLDLAQPPPPPPPPPPLSLGSKNNKFQPPPPPPPPPAKLPLSTSAPTAASIHKSPPPPPPPPPPPPIGGSPSNVSRPPPPPPPPPPPIGGSLGNVSRPPPPPPPPPIGGSLGSVSRPPPPPPPHPTGGNPSNVPRPPPPPPSRPAQPGSILPPPPPLPKPLGARTPLPSHGSTPAPPPPPGAKGSNAPLPPPPSIGRGKTSSGTSNLGKGRGAGGVTLAPKKTSLKPLHWVKVTRAIQGSLWADSQKQENQSRAPEIDISELESLFSAASATDGSGTKGGGRRGSNMNKPEKVQLVDLRRAYNCEIMLSKIKIPLPDMIKAVLALDSAVLDIDQVENLIKFCPTKEEMETLKNYTGDKEMLGKCEQFFLELMKVPRVESKLRVFAFKITFSSQVNDLRKNLNTINNAAREVKESVKLRQIMQTILTLGNALNQGTARGSAIGFKLDSLLKLADTRARNNKMTLMHYLCKLLSEKMPELLDFDKDLVHLEAASKIQLKALAEEMQAVSKGLEKVEQELAASENDGAISAGFQKVLKNFLDTAEAEVRSLISLYSEVGRSADSLSQYFGEDPARCPFEQVTQILAIFVKTFNKSREENERQADAEKKKLEKEAMKERTTTNLSARKDGVH